In one window of Myotis daubentonii chromosome 13, mMyoDau2.1, whole genome shotgun sequence DNA:
- the NPS gene encoding neuropeptide S, whose amino-acid sequence MGRDGISTPELSRYKRAAAETRRRDSECEGLTREASGPQRFGASEMIRCFFLLCSSLKFNLVLVLSVSAMPVFWCYPAPSPKVSGTPDYALLLLGCCRARAGPGEGLDVWKPLLEEALAKRSFRNGVGTGLKKTPFPRAKS is encoded by the exons ATGGGACGTGATGGCATTTCTACTCCTGAACTTTCCCGCTATAAAAGGGCTGCCGCGGAGACGCGGAGACGCGACAGCGAGTGCGAGGGGCTCACCAGGGAAGCCTCCGGCCCGCAGCGATTCGGGGCGTCCGAGATGATCAG gtgtttttttctactttgcAGCTCATTAAAATTCAACCTTGTCCTCGTCCTGTCCGTCTCTGCGATGCCCGTGTTTTGGTGCTACCCCGCCCCATCGCCGAAG GTGTCCGGGACCCCTGACTACGCCCTCCTCCTGCTGGGCTGCTGCCGGGCCCGGGCGGGGCCGGGCGAGGGACTGGACGTCTGGAAGCCGCTGTTGGAGGAGGCGTTGGCGAAAAGGTCCTTCCGCAACGGCGTGGGCACGGGGCTTAAAAAAACTCCCTTCCCAAGAGCAAAGTCATGA